The DNA sequence AACGTCTGGCGGCCGGCCGGGGCGCAGGGCAAGCTGCCGGTGGTCTTCTGGATCTACGGCGGCGGCTTCGTGAATGGCGGCGCATCGCCGCCGACCTATTCCGGCGCCAATCTCGCACGCCAGGGCGTCGTCTTCGTCAGCGCCAATTACCGCGTCGGGCGCTTCGGCACCTTCGCGCATCCGCAGCTGACCGCTGAAAACGCGGATGGCGGGCTGCTCGGCAATTACGGCTTCATGGACCAGCTAGCCGCGCTCCAATGGGTGCAGCGGAACATCGCGGCTTTCGGCGGTGATCCGGCGAATGTCACCATCGTGGGCGAATCCGCGGGCGGTTCCTCCGTGCACACGCTCGTCACCTCGCCGCTGGCGACGGGGCTGTTCGCGAAGGCGGTGGTGATGTCCGGCGGGGACGGTACGGCGATGAGCGGCAGCGGTCTTGCCGGGGTGGAGAAGATCGGCCTCGACTTCGCGCAGGCCAAGGGCATCGCGCCGGACGATCCGCAGGCGCTGGCAAAGCTGCGCGCCTTGTCTGCGGAAGAGGTGACCGACGGGCTCAACCTGATGGCGCTGTTTGCGCCGCAGGGGCCGCGCACCTTCGCCAGCCCCTTCGTGGACGGGAAGCTCGCGGTGGATGCGGGCGCGGCCTACGCATCGGGCGCGTTCCCGCATGTCCCGATGATGATCGGCGCGACCAGTGCGGACATCGGCGGGAAAACCGGCCCGATGGTCGCCGGCGCGCGCCGGGTGGCCGGCGTAATCGCCGATCAGGGCGCGCCGGTGTACGAATACCGCTTCTCCTATGTCGCGGATTCGGTCGATGCCGATGGCGCCCAGCACGCCACGGACATTCCCTTCTTCTTCGACACAACGGCGATCAAATATGGCGATGCGACCACCCCGCGCGATGTTGCGATGGGGCAGGCGATGAGCCGCTATCTCACCAATTTCGCCAAGACCGGCGACCCGAACGGTGCCGGGCTGCCCCCATGGCCGCCCTACGCCAGCAAGACCGACATGATCATGGACTTTTCCGAGGCAGGGAAGGCGGTTCCGCAGAAGGACCCCTGGGGCGCCGAAATCGACACCGCCTCGTCCCGGCCCGCCGAACAGTAAAGGCACGAAGACATGAAGCGCATTACCTACGCCCTCGCGGCGCTCGCCAGCCTTCCCTCACTGACCTGCGCCACCGGCTCCCTTGTCGCGCAGGAAAGCGCGCCCGCCCGCCCGTGGATGAACAGCAAGCTCA is a window from the Altererythrobacter sp. B11 genome containing:
- a CDS encoding carboxylesterase/lipase family protein, with the translated sequence MAPKNVSVSSGLAAVAAGLLLCASASAQEATTETGRVAGATEDGVEMWKGIPFAAPPVGDLRWRAPQPAKGWSGVRQATSYGHDCMQVPFPSDAAPLGSTPAEDCLYLNVWRPAGAQGKLPVVFWIYGGGFVNGGASPPTYSGANLARQGVVFVSANYRVGRFGTFAHPQLTAENADGGLLGNYGFMDQLAALQWVQRNIAAFGGDPANVTIVGESAGGSSVHTLVTSPLATGLFAKAVVMSGGDGTAMSGSGLAGVEKIGLDFAQAKGIAPDDPQALAKLRALSAEEVTDGLNLMALFAPQGPRTFASPFVDGKLAVDAGAAYASGAFPHVPMMIGATSADIGGKTGPMVAGARRVAGVIADQGAPVYEYRFSYVADSVDADGAQHATDIPFFFDTTAIKYGDATTPRDVAMGQAMSRYLTNFAKTGDPNGAGLPPWPPYASKTDMIMDFSEAGKAVPQKDPWGAEIDTASSRPAEQ